One region of Zerene cesonia ecotype Mississippi chromosome 15, Zerene_cesonia_1.1, whole genome shotgun sequence genomic DNA includes:
- the LOC119832529 gene encoding E3 ubiquitin-protein ligase CHIP gives MSKHMYSTANLTDKELKEQGNRLFSLRRFEDAMNFYTKAIIKNPSVATYFTNRALCHLKMKRWEATCQDCRRALDIDSNQVKGHFFLGQALVELECYDEAIKHLHRANDLAREQKLNFGDDIAAQIRIARKKRWNVQEEKRISQEIELQTYLNRLINEDLQRRIESIKLENLNEEDTSTKITKAEEECNNYSSELNNLFSKIDERRRKRDVPDYLCGKISFEILNEPVITPSGITYEKKDIEEHLERVGHFDPVTRVKLTADQLIPNFTMKEVVDAFLQENEWALDY, from the exons atgagtAAGCATATGTATTCTACTGCCAATTTGACCGACAAGGAGCTAAAAGAGCAAGGAAACCGACTTTTCAGTCTACGTCGTTTTGAGGATGCGATGAATTTTTATACGAAAGCGATT ataaaaaaccCGTCAGTTGCGACATACTTTACAAATCGTGCATTATGCCATTTGAAAATGAAGAGATGGGAAGCCACTTGCCAGGATTGTCGTCGCGCTTTAGACATAGATAGTAATCAAGTAAAGGGACACTTCTTTTTAGGACAGGCGCTAGTTGAGCTGGAATGCTATGATGAGGCTATAAAACATCTCCATAGAG CAAATGACTTAGCTCGTGaacaaaaattgaattttggtGATGACATTGCGGCTCAAATACGAATTGCAAGGAAGAAGAGATGGAATGTACAAGAAGAGAAGAGGATATCACAGGAAATTGAATTACAGACATATTTGAAtag aTTAATAAATGAAGACTTGCAACGTAGAATAGAATCAATTAAGCTAGAAAATCTAAACGAAGAAGATActagtacaaaaataacaaaggcAGAAGAGGAGTGT AATAACTACAGTAGCGAGCTGAACAATCTGTTCTCTAAGATCGACGAGCGGCGAAGG aaACGCGACGTCCCAGACTATTTGTGCGGTAAAATCAGTTTTGAGATTTTAAACGAGCCGGTCATCACTCCTAGCGGTATCACATATGAGAAGAAGGATATAGAGGAACATCTTGAA CGCGTAGGCCACTTCGATCCGGTGACTCGCGTGAAGTTAACAGCAGATCAGTTGATTCCTAACTTCACCATGAAGGAAGTTGTTGACGCCTTCTTGCAGGAAAACGAATGGGCGCTCGATTATTGA
- the LOC119832509 gene encoding uncharacterized protein LOC119832509 has product MTLFADVSKQIHLLDELILTEMISGKTDYYEESIQFSKHLLTTKYWYMRISWTNKKHFLLSLLEDVKSVWTLSLLLKSIWNCRPKDAVSSITEKQFWSSYDQVPLDNNRTVLPVSMLKQVMVNDREWFSTLKSDQQALVLSELLTVSGGPIMWCILSRTQQIFEAHREQQLQDMMDCVVLNEPPAEKTKAAPTEVKKETPRRKTSLNTPSQAPLPGQAQRELEINMATWNSTIKSIRDSFKLEEIEMVYKDGTKKTIWKVNRPKPESLETVDFIQLLPAIIAKRILLYVPQAQYADLSRVNRYWAFLIDEVKADMLARQKINMDIDKLREIILRHDQDLGMVSGSELYTNTSTFDGDTYHITSPISVEPVKKPANTADWRREVKRPPPTTLKPIRKMLDLYERLDRRGAADENMWKWCSNILKLRKKMVGHDIKKESEGLLPLCDLNFPCPLLVHSFKVPLEIPLIVDPTLK; this is encoded by the exons atgacgCTATTTGCCGATGTGTcgaaacaaatacatttattagatGAATTGATATTGACGGAGATGATATCgg GTAAAACCGATTACTACGAAGAATCCATACAATTTAGCAAACATCTTCTTACCACAAAATATTGGTACATGCGCATATCCTGGACGAATAAGAAGCATTTCTTATTGTCACTCCTAGAAGATGTTAAAAGCGTATGGACTCTATCGCTTTTACTGAAGTCTATTTGGAACTGTAGACCGAAAGATGCCGTATCGTCTATAACCGA aAAGCAATTTTGGAGTAGTTATGATCAGGTTCCTTTAGATAACAACAGAACCGTTTTACCAGTTTCTATGTTAAAGCAAGTAATGGTTAATGATCGGGAATGGTTTTCGACCCTGAAATCT gaTCAACAAGCTTTAGTATTATCTGAACTGTTAACGGTATCGGGTGGTCCAATCATGTGGTGTATACTGTCTAGAACTCAGCAGATATTTGAGGCGCATCGCGAACAACAGCTACAAGACATGATGGACTGTGTAGTTCTGAATGAACCACCAGCAGAGAAGACAAAGGCTGCCCCCACTGag gtcAAAAAAGAAACGCCGCGTCGTAAGACGTCGCTAAATACGCCAAGTCAAGCTCCACTACCTGGACAAGCCCAAAGAGAG ttgGAAATAAACATGGCTACTTGGAATTCAACTATAAAGTCAATCCGGGATAGCTTTAAGCTGGAGGAGATTGAAATGGTGTACAAAGATGGCACTAAAAAGACCATTTGGAAAGTCAACAGACCGAAGCCCGAAAGTTTGGAAACCGTTGATTTT ATTCAGCTTCTACCAGCAATAATTGCTAAACGTATTCTCCTATACGTGCCTCAAGCGCAGTATGCAGATTTATCAAGAGTGAATAGATATTGGGCATTTCTTATTGATGAGGTCAAGGCCGATATGTTGGCTAGGCAAAAGATCAATATGGATATAGACAAATTGCGA GAAATTATACTACGTCACGACCAAGATCTGGGTATGGTGAGCGGCTCTGAGCTTTACACAAATACGTCTACATTCGATGGTGACACCTACCATATCACATCACCAATTAGTGTAGAACCAGTTAAGAAACCGGCTAATACTGCTGATTGGAGGAGAGAGGTGAAAAGGCCCCCACCAACT ACCCTTAAACCCATTCGAAAAATGCTCGATTTATACGAGCGTTTGGATCGACGTGGGGCTGCTGATGAAAACATGTGGAAATggtgttcaaatattttaaaattgcgtAAAAAAATGGTGGGCCATGAT ATAAAAAAGGAATCTGAAGGGCTCTTACCGTTATGCGATTTAAACTTTCCTTGTCCTCTTTTGGTGCACAGTTTCAAAGTTCCCTTAGAAATTCCCCTTATTGTAGATCCTACGTTAAAGTGA
- the LOC119832679 gene encoding neprilysin-4-like: MTRVDTPPQTISVKPKSANLCRFLSIITLTAFAVTSYFIYKKPLDSLGDPSDQFVIQNIPKTYSKLETVDPEERDVFEGFRTSFLPPDDGFLARRYADSNTETYYNVANGVQSGNSKSIPPKRIKRQFKFTSEEDEEYLSDQTKEDEDDSETEESNEKDPNDQYDDDGKLQSVVHPELYVDRGPLDDVEQVRRQPELEEGEMSSAARVYKPVRSYAGIHAFWKGQGDRDTIRRTQAKIMTQYMDAEADPCHDFYQYACGNWPALNPIPADKAGYDTFEMLRENLDAVLKDLLEFKSSDNVESLYPGPHLDLEESFLKVLNPSECPSENANSMRIDIILTKPDDVSDTTNEQGHYEINDKRNKSEIINRIRRYLNKISTVDKSLPRIKYNIHEYYFNNKKKGKSRSKREYRKADHVNRINRIKRKKLYERGIMQQERLLTKKRVKRRQGIDDVISHIKRMPQKNNMIDPAHGDATSKARYLFKSCMNHEILRQRAQQPLLDLLDLFGGWPILKPDWTPGAFDWLELMAKLRLFNNDILISEWVGPDIKNSDEYVIQFDQTSLGLPTRDYFLQGSNRVYLEAYKTYLIKIATLLGGKPGYVKASADKLIDFEIKLAKITSAPEDRRNVSELYRRMTLAKLETLVPEVDWKRYLCIVMNRTVHSEETVVLFALNYVRHLVQLIEKTDPNTLANYLLWRFVRHRVNNLDDRFQSAKQQFYFILFGREQSPPRWKNCISQVNSNMGMALGSMFVRKYFDEMSKNDTLTMTREIQQSFRDLLHMTNWIDDETKKLAAHKVDSMMLRIGYPDFILDKLELDERYKEVRIHPDKYFENILNILQHLTKMEQSRIGQPVNKTLWNTAPAVVNAYYSRNKNQIMFPAGILQPPFYHRHFPRSLNFGGIGVVIGHEITHGFDDKGRLFDCEGNLHRWWSDSAIEAFHRRAQCLIDQYGHYVVPEVNMKLDGVNTQGENIADNGGVKQAFHAYQHWLKLHDASDETLPGLNHTHTQLFFLNFAQVWCGAMRPEAMRNKLKTAVHSPGRFRVIGTLSNSKDFAREFNCPPGSPMNPVQKCSVW, encoded by the exons ATGACGCGCGTAGACACGCCACCCCAAACAATTTCAGTTAAACCGAAAAGTGCAAACCTGTGCCGGTTCTTATCAATAATAACTCTTACAGCGTTCGCAGTTACTTCttactttatttacaaaaagcCACTCGACTCACTCGGTGATCCATCCGATCAGTTCGTAATTCAGAATATTCCTAAAACTTATTCGAAGTTAGAAACTGTTGATCCTGAGGAACGTGATGTTTTCGAAGGATTTCGCACGTCGTTTCTGCCTCCAGATGACGGTTTTCTGGCAAGGCGTTACGCCGACAGCAACACTGAGACTTATTATAATGTAGCAAACGGAGTTCAATCAGGAAATAGTAAAAGTATCCCACCCAAAAGGATTAAACGCCAATTCAAATTTACTTCGGAAGAAGACGA AGAATACCTTTCCGATCAAACCAAAGAGGACGAAGATGACAGTGAAACAGAAGAAAGTAACGAAAAAGATCCAAACGACCAATACGACGACGATGGAAAACTGCAAAG TGTAGTGCATCCTGAACTATACGTTGACCGTGGCCCCTTGGACGATGTGGAGCAAGTTCGTAGGCAGCCCGAGTTGGAGGAAGGTGAAATGAGTTCAGCAGCACGTGTATACAAGCCTGTCCGTTCATATGCag gtATTCATGCATTTTGGAAAGGTCAAGGTGACCGCGACACAATAAGGAGAACTCAAGCAAAAATAATGACGCAATACATGGATGCTGAAGCCGATCCCTGTCatgatttttatcaatatgcCTGCGGTAACTGGCCTGCTCTTAATCCTATACCAGCTGATAAAGCCGG TTATGATACGTTTGAAATGCTCAGAGAAAACCTAGACGCAGTTCTTAAAGATCTACTTGAATTTAAAAGTTCTGATAACGTCGAATCCCTTTATCCGGGCCCACATTTAGATCTCGAAGAAAGTTttctaaaagtattaaatCCTTCAGAATGTCCTAGTGAAAATGCAAATAGTATGCgcatagatataattttaactaaaccTGATGACGTTTCGGATACCACAAACGAACAAGgtcattatgaaataaatgataaaagaaataaatcagaAATTATAAATCGCATTAGAAGATATTTAAACAAGATATCGACCGTTGATAAATCTCTACCTAGAATCAAATATAACATTCAcgaatattactttaataataagaaaaaaggaAAGAGTCGTTCAAAGAGAGAATACAGAAAAGCGGATCATGTAAACAGAATTaacagaataaaaagaaaaaagcttTACGAACGAGGAATCATGCAACAAGAGCGATTACTAACAAAGAAGCGAGTTAAAAGACGGCAAGGCATTGATGACGTCATATCTCACATAAAACGAATGCCACAGAAAAATAACATGATCGATCCAGCCCATGGTGATGCTACATCAAAAGCAAGATATTTGTTCAAGTCATGCATGAATCATGAAATATTACGACAGAGGGCACAACAACCACTTCTAGATTTATTAGATCTTTTTGGTGGTTGGCCGATTCTAAAACCTGACTGGACTCCTGGTGCTTTTGATTGGCTGGAACTTATGGCTAAATTGCGATTGTTCAATAATGACATATTAATATCTGAGTGGGTTGGACCAGACATTAAGAATTCGGATGAATATGTCATCCAATTTGATCAAACTAGTTTAG GGTTGCCCACTCGCGATTATTTTCTGCAAGGATCAAACAGAGTTTATTTGGAAGCgtacaaaacatatttgataaaaattgcaaCTTTACTTGGAGGAAAACCTGGATACGTGAAAGCTAGTGCAGACAagcttatcgattttgaaattaa ATTAGCTAAAATAACCTCAGCACCGGAAGACAGACGAAATGTGTCCGAACTTTACAGGAGAATGACTCTAGCAAAATTGGAAACTTTAGTTCCCGAAGTCGACTGGAAGAGATATTTGTGTATCGTAATGAATAGGACTGTGCATTCTGAGGAAACTGTTGTTCTTTTTGCACTTAATTATGTTCGG CACTTGGTCCAATTGATAGAGAAGACGGATCCGAACACTTTAGCGAATTATCTGCTGTGGCGTTTCGTGAGGCACAGAGTTAACAATCTGGACGACCGCTTTCAGTCCGCTAAGCAACA aTTCTACTTCATACTATTCGGCCGGGAGCAATCTCCGCCTCGATGGAAAAATTGCATTTCCCAAGTGAACTCGAACATGGGAATGGCTCTCGGCTCCATGTTCGTTAGAAAGTACTTCGACGAAATGAGCAAAAACGACACGCTCACTATGACGAGGGAAATCCAGCAATCATTCAGAGATTTACTGCACATGACGAATTGGATAGATGACGAGACGAAAAAACTGGCGGCCCACAAGGTTGACTCGATGATGCTGCGAATAGGGTATCCGGATTTTATCCTCGATAAACTGGAGCTGGATGAGAGGTATAAGGAAGTGAGGATACACCCGGACAAATACTTCGAGAACATTCTGAATATATTGCAGCATTTGACGAAAATGGAACAGTCACG TATAGGCCAACCGGTGAACAAAACTTTATGGAACACCGCGCCCGCGGTAGTGAACGCTTACTACAGCCGCAACAAGAACCAGATAATGTTCCCGGCCGGGATCCTGCAGCCGCCGTTCTACCACCGCCACTTCCCGAGATCGTTAAATTTTGGCGGCATCGGCGTTGTTATTG GTCATGAGATAACCCACGGTTTCGACGACAAAGGGCGTCTTTTCGATTGCGAAGGCAATTTACATAGATGGTGGTCCGACTCAGCGATAGAGGCGTTTCACCGACGGGCGCAATGTTTGATCGATCAGTATGGACACTATGTTGTGCCGGAAGTGAATATGAAATTGGATGGAGTCAATACTCAG GGTGAGAACATAGCAGACAACGGTGGTGTGAAACAAGCCTTCCACGCGTACCAACACTGGCTGAAACTCCACGACGCTAGCGATGAAACGCTACCCGGCCTCAATCACACGCACACGCAGTTATTCTTCCTTAATTTTGCTCAG GTATGGTGCGGTGCAATGCGTCCTGAAGCAATGCGAAACAAACTAAAGACGGCCGTCCACTCTCCGGGACGGTTCCGAGTTATCGGCACTCTATCTAATTCTAAGGATTTTGCGAGGGAATTCAATTGCCCACCAGGCTCTCCTATGAATCCTGTACAGAAATGTAGCGTTtggtaa
- the LOC119832632 gene encoding uncharacterized protein LOC119832632: MASGDSPDVPKHMSYAQSKIPFIGAFVDYLSTSFEYIRSKTFYRAERLQTSSKQTLSATFVAFVCFCLGMVSNVKFEVVTFDEEPLANDLHFMVMSKDDKLYIDDIDVSRVMWCIEASDALVIMFSTLLIWNSPNVRSPLSEYLFLPWLGATMRGLCLRQAPTAGALIYTMSVVNGCINPLFLTAFSFLFLLEARLWLEMARLVSLRWQRRDHVDISGPAHYEVETLWSNDDVQSVEVGNFVY, from the exons ATGGCTAGTGGAGATTCACCAGACGTACCGAAACATATGAGCTATGCACAATCTAAAATACCATTTATTGGCGCTTTCGTCGATTACCTAAGTACAAGTTTCGAATACATAAGGAGTAAAACATTCTATCGGGCGGAGAGATTGCAGACCAGTTCAAAGCAAACATTATCAGCTACGTTTGTCGCGTTTGTTTGCTTTTGCTTAGGAATGGTGAGCAATGTGAAGTTCGAAGTTGTGACGTTTGACGAGGAGCCGTTGGCGAATGACTTGCACTTTATGGTCATGAGCAAGGACGATAAACTCTATATAGATGATATTGATGTTTCCA GAGTGATGTGGTGCATCGAAGCTTCTGACGCACTTGTTATAATGTTCAGTACGTTATTAATATGGAACTCACCAAACGTG CGATCTCCTCTAAGTGAATATCTATTTCTGCCGTGGCTAGGTGCTACGATGCGCGGACTGTGCCTGAGACAGGCGCCCACCGCTGGCGCTTTGATTTACACAATGAGCGTGGTCAATGGATGCATCAACCCTTTATTTTTGACGGCTTTTTCTTTCTTGTTCT TGCTCGAAGCTCGTCTATGGTTAGAGATGGCCCGGCTGGTCAGTTTGCGATGGCAGCGCCGTGACCATGTGGATATTAGCGGGCCCGCGCACTATGAAGTGGAGACTTTATGGAGTAATGACGATGTACAGAGTGTTGAAGTTGGCAACtttgtttattga
- the LOC119832510 gene encoding prostaglandin reductase 1-like has product VGGEISSIIIGKMNKNGRVAVCGSISAYNEDPAKMPKVTVLQPTIVFKELKIEGFIVSRWSQPKDKWPEAFSDLVQWIKKGQLKARSHVTEGFDNIYDTFIGMLAGENTGKAVVKI; this is encoded by the coding sequence GTTGGAGGAGAAATAAGTAGCATCATTATCGGAAAAATGAACAAGAATGGAAGAGTTGCTGTGTGCGGTAGTATAAGCGCATATAACGAGGATCCAGCAAAAATGCCCAAAGTGACAGTTCTACAGCCCACTATTGTATTCAAAGAACTGAAAATTGAAGGCTTCATTGTGTCTCGTTGGTCTCAGCCAAAAGATAAATGGCCAGAGGCGTTCTCTGATCTGGTGCAGTGGATCAAGAAAGGACAGCTTAAAGCAAGAAGCCATGTAACAGAAGgttttgataacatttatgATACGTTTATTGGAATGCTTGCAGGAGAAAATACTGGGAAAGctgttgttaaaatataa
- the LOC119832335 gene encoding prostaglandin reductase 1-like translates to MVKARKYVVNKNFQGVPKREDFDLVEYELPPLKEGEFLVKAEWISVDPYLRFLNSKIPAPYDQFGFQIGTVQESRNPSYPVGTQVVTHEGWCDYSNAKETDDPFAKVYKLPDLQGLPTELALGVIGLPGVTSYFGLLEICQPKAGETVVVTGAAGAVGSVVGQIAKIKGCRVIGLAGSDDKVQWLEKDLGFDKAINYKTADIHKALAEAAPNGIDCYFDNV, encoded by the coding sequence ATGGTGAAAGCAAGGAAGTacgtagtaaataaaaattttcaaggaGTTCCAAAACGCGAGGATTTTGATCTTGTAGAATATGAACTCCCTCCACTCAAAGAAGGAGAATTTCTTGTTAAAGCTGAATGGATAAGTGTTGACCCGTATCTCCGTTTCTTGAATTCAAAGATTCCGGCACCGTATGACCAATTCGGATTTCAAATTGGAACAGTTCAGGAGTCAAGGAATCCTTCTTACCCTGTTGGGACACAAGTTGTAACTCACGAAGGATGGTGCGATTACAGTAACGCTAAAGAAACAGATGACCCATTTGCAAAGGTATATAAACTTCCTGATTTACAAGGATTGCCCACTGAACTTGCTCTTGGTGTTATTGGATTGCCTGGTGTGACTTCTTACTTCGGTTTGCTCGAAATTTGCCAACCCAAAGCTGGCGAGACTGTTGTAGTAACGGGAGCGGCTGGGGCTGTCGGATCCGTCGTAGGTCAAATAGCTAAGATTAAGGGCTGCAGAGTGATTGGATTAGCTGGTTCAGATGACAAAGTGCAGTGGTTGGAGAAAGACTTAGGATTCgataaagcaattaattataaaacagctGATATACATAAAGCCCTTGCAGAAGCGGCTCCAAACGGCattgattgttattttgaCAACGTCTGA